The DNA window TCACGCCGGAGATCGGCAAGGGCCGCGCCGGGCTGGAGCAGGGGACCGAGCTGCTGCGGGGCGAACTCGCCGCGCTCGTGAAGACTTTGGACGGATGGCGCGCCGAAAACGGATTCGACGCGCCGAGGAGGCACAAGTGACCGAAGTGGACGGGGTCGACGGGACCTGGTCCGACGAGTCGGAGTTCACCGCGCTCGACGCGCAGGTGGCTGGCGACGAGGCGGAAGCCGAGGAGCAGCTGGCCCAGCCCGTGCTCGCGGTGGTCGGCAGGCCGAACGTGGGCAAGTCGACGCTGGTGAACCGGATACTCGGGCGGCGGGAAGCCGTCGTGCAGGACGTGCCGGGCGTGACCAGGGACAGGGTCGCCTACGACGCGCAGTGGGCCGGTCGCCGGTTCACCGTGGTGGACACCGGCGGCTGGGAGCCGAGCGCGACCGGGCTGCAGGCCTCCGTCGCGGCGCAGGCCGAGCTGGCGATGTCGACCGCGGACGCGGTGCTCGTGGTGGTCGACGCCTCGGTCGGCGCGACCGCGACCGACGAGGCCGTGGCGAAGGTGCTGCGCCGTTCGAAGCGGCCGGTGCTGCTCGCCGCGAACAAGGTCGACGACGAGCGCCTGCTGGCCGACGCGGCTTCGCTGTGGAACCTCGGGCTCGGCGAGCCGTACCCGGTCAGCGCGCTGCACGGCCGCAGCTCCGGCGACCTGCTCGACGTCATCGTCGGCGCGCTGCCGGAAGCACCGCGCGACGGCGACCGCCTCGGCACCGGCCCCCGCCGCGTGGCGCTGGTCGGCAAGCCGAACGTGGGCAAGTCGAGCCTGCTGAACAAGCTCTCCGGCGAGGAGCGCTCGGTGGTCGACTCGGTCGCGGGCACCACCGTCGACCCGGTCGACTCCCTGGTCGAGCTGGACGGGCAGACCTGGCGGTTCGTCGACACCGCTGGCCTGCGCAAGCGCGTGCAGACCTCGAGCGGTGCCGAGTACTACGCGTCGCTGCGGACCAAGACCGCGATCGACGCCTCCGAGGTGGCGATCGTCCTGCTCGACGCCGCCGAGCCGCTGGCCGAGCAGGACCTTCGGGTGCTGACGATGGTCGTCGAAGCGGGCCGCGCGTGCGTGCTGGCGTTCAACAAGTGGGACCTGGTCGACGAGGAGCGCCGCTACCAGATGGTGCGCGAGCTCGAACGCGGCCTGGTGCGGGTGCCGTGGGCGGAGAAGGTCAACATCTCCGCGCTGACCGGCCGCTCGGTGCGCAAGCTCGCACCCGCGCTGCGCACCGCGCTCGCCTCGTGGGACAAGCGCGTGCCGACCGGTCAGCTCAACGGCTGGCTCGCCGATCTGATCGCGGCCACCCCGCCGCCGGTGCGCGGCGGCAAGCAGCCGAAGGTGCTCTTCGCCACACAGGCCGGGATCCGCCCGCCCACGTTGGTCTTGTTCACCACGGGATTCCTGGAAGCGGGGTATCGCCGGTTCATCGAGCGGAAGTTCCGCGAGCGGTTCGGTTTCGAGGGCAGCCCGGTCCGCATCAATGTGCGTGTCCGGGAAAAGAAGCCCAAACCCGGCACGAAGAAGAAATGATTTCACGTGGCCGCGGTCACCTTTTCGGGTGATTTCCGGCCTTCGTTCGGCGGGAATTCCCTGAGCCTTCACGGAATCCGGGGCCGAGTTCTGATCCCGAGGCGTGCGCGGATGCCCTGAAAGTGGCTTTCAGGGCACTGAGCGCCCCGAAAGCCACTTTCGGGGCACGCGAAGGCTGGAGGCGGGCGGTGGGAGTGTGTCGCGAGGGCGGAGTTCGTGACGCTAAGTATCTCGAAGGTCACTCTCGGGAAATTTTCGAAGGTGGCCCCGGCTGACCTGGGAAGTGGTCGTGGTAACAATGCGCAGGTGGGCGGTAACGCGAGGCCGGTGATTGTCGACACTCAACCGAGACCCTCGGGATACCTGACGTTCATCTCGCGTATTCTGGCCGGTCTGAAGCGGGCGCCTCATTCGGAGAGCCAGCCCGAATGACGCTCGTCTGAAAGGTGAGTGATGGGCTTGCGCGCCCACGGTTCGACCATGTCCGCCATGCGAACGGGGGCTTCGCGGTGACCCTGACCGCGGACAGCAGTCCCTTCACCTGCGTCGCCGAAGTCACCGTCGCGCCGTCTCCGGCGCCGGTGGCCGATCGCGCGCTGTTCTGGTCCGGTCTCGCCGCCAGCGAGCGGACCCTGCTCGACGTGCTCGCGGAGACCGCCGCGCGCCATCCCAACGCGGCCGCGCTGGACGCCGGTGGCGTCGCGCTGAGCTACCGCAAGCTCACCGAGGAGATCGACGTCGTCCGCCACCGCCTCGTCGAGGCCGGGATCGGCGTCGGCGACCGCATCGGCGTGCGCATCTCGTCCGGCACCGCGGAGCTGTACATCGCGATCCTCGCCGTGCTCTCGGCTGGCGCCGCCTACGTCCCCGTGGACGCCGACGACCCCGACGAGCGCGCCGAGCTGGTGTTCGGCGAGGCGGGCGTGTCGGCCGTGCTCGGCGACGGCGGCGCGATCACCCCGCGCGCCGAGCCGGGCGGGCGCCGTGGCGCTCCGCTGCCGTCGGACGACGCGTGGATCATCTTCACCTCCGGGTCCACCGGCAAGCCGAAGGGCGTCGCGGTCAGCCATGGCAGCGCCGCCGCCTTCGTGGACGCCGAGGCGGGCCTGTTCCTCACGGAGGAGCCGATCGGCCCCGGTGACCGCGTGCTCGCCGGGCTGTCGGTCGCCTTCGACGCCTCGTGCGAGGAGATGTGGCTCGCCTGGCGCCACGGCGCGTGCCTGGTGCCCGCGCCGCGGTCGCTCGTCCGCACCGGCGTCGACCTCGGTCCCTGGCTGGTCGCCCAGCGGATCACCGTGGTGTCCACGGTGCCGACGCTGGCCGCGCTGTGGCCCGCCGACGCGCTCGAAGACGTCCGCCTGCTGATCTTCGGCGGCGAGGCGTGCCCTCCCGAACTCGCCGAGCGGGTCGCGGTCGAGGGCCGCGAAGTGTGGAACACCTACGGCCCCACCGAGGCCACCGTCGTCGCCTGCGCCGCGCAGCTGACCGGTGAGGAGCCGGTGCGCATCGGGCTGCCGCTGTCCGGCTGGCAGCTCGCCGTCGTCGACGAGGACGGCGAGCCGGTCGCCATGGGCTCGTCCGGTGAGCTGGTGATCGGCGGCGTCGGCCTCGCCCGCTACCTCGATACCGCGAAGGACGCCGAGAAGTTCGCGCCGCTGCCCTCGCTGGGCTGGCAGCGCGCCTACCGCAGCGGCGACATGGTCCGCGCCGAACCCGAGGGCCTGCTCTTCCTCGGCCGCGCCGACGAGCAGATCAAGCTCGGCGGCCGGCGCATCGAACTCGGTGAGGTCGACGCCGCGCTGCAGGCGCTGCCCGACGTCGTCGGCGCCGCCGCCGCGATCCGCAAGACCAAGGCGGGCAACCAGGTCCTCGTCGGCTACGTGGTGCCGAGGACCGGTACCGAGTTCGACGCCGACGGAGCGGCCGCGACGCTGCGCGAGCAACTGCCCGCGGCGCTCGTACCGCTGCTCGCGGTGGTCGACGACCTGCCCACCCGCACCTCCGGCAAGGTCGACCGCGCCGCCCTGCCGTGGCCGCTGGCCGGGGTGGACGCCGCCGCGGGCGGCCTGACCGCCACCGAGGCGTGGCTCGCCGAGGGCTGGGCCGAGATCCTCGGCGTGCCGGTGAAGAGCCCGAAGGCCGACTTCTTCAGCAACGGCGGCGGCAGCCTCACCGCGGCACAGCTCATCGCGCGCATCCGCGCCCGCCACCCGCAGGTGTCCGTTTCGGACATCTACGAGCACCCGAAGCTCGGCGCGCTCGCCTCGATGCTGGACGCGCTCGACGGCGCGACCACCCAGCGCCGCGACATCGCGCCGACCCCGCGCAGGACCGGCATCGTGCAGAGCCTGCTGATGGTGCCGCTGATGACGCTCGTCGGCCTCCGCTGGACGACCGTGCTCGCGGCACTGTCCACTGTGCTCGCGCTGACCGGGGTTGCTTGGGCCCCTTCGGTTTCCTGGTGGCTGCTCGCGCTGGCCTGGCTCGTGCTGTTCAGCCCGGCCGGCCGGATCGGCATCGCGGCCGGTGGCGCGCGGCTCCTGCTGCGCGGGGTGCGGCCAGGTACCTACCGCCGCGGCGGCAGTGTCCACATGCGACTGTGGGCGGCCGAGCAGCTCGCCGGGTTCAGCGGGGTCGAGGACCTTTCCGGCGCGTCGTGGATGACGCACTACGCCAAGGCGCTCGGCGCGAAGATCGGCAAGGACGTCGACCTGCACTCGGCGCCGCCGATCACCGGCATGCTCAAGCTCGGCCGCGGCGCCGCGGTGGAGCCCGAGGTCGACCTGTCCGGCCACTGGGTGGACGGCGACCGCGTGCACATCGGCAAGATCAGGATCGGCGCGGACGCGCGGATCGGTTCGCGCAGCACGCTTTTCCCCGGCACGCGGATCGGCAAGGGCGCGGAGATCGCGGCCGGGTCGACCGTGGTCGGCGCCGTGCCAGCCGGTCAGCGCTGGGCCGGTTCGCCAGCGGCCGTCGAAACGAAGGGCGCGCTGAAGTGGCCGTCGAGCCGCCCGCCGCGGTCGCGGTTCTGGATCACCGCGTACGGCGTCGCGTCGCTCGTGCTCGGCCTGCTGCCCGCGATCGCCGCGGTGCCAGGGGTGCTCCTCGTCGGGTTCGCGGTGGCGGGCACCGGCTCGCTCGGTTCCGCGCTCGGCACGGCGTTGCTGCTGACCCCGGCCGCCACGGTCGTGTACTTCGTGACCTACGCGCTGCTGGTGCTCATCGGCGTGCGCGCGCTCAGCATCGGCATGCAGGAGGGCTACCACCCGGTGCACGGCCGCACCGCATGGCAGGTGTGGGCCACCGAGCGCCTGATGGGCATCGCCCGCGACGGCCTGTTCCCGTTGTACGCCAGCCTGTTCACGCCGGTGTGGCTGCGGCTGCTCGGTGCGAAGATCGGCCGTGGCGTCGAGGCGTCGACGGTGCTCGCGGTGCCGAAGATGACCCAGGTCGACGACGGCGCGTTCCTCGCGGACGACACCATGGTCGGCACCTACGAACTCGGCCACGGCTGGCTGCACGTGGCGCCGGCGCGCGTCGGCAAGCAAGCGTTCCTCGGCAACTCGGGGATGACCGCGCCCGGCCGCGCGGTGCCGAAGCGCGGGCTCGTCGGCGTGCTTTCGTCGACGCCGCGCAAGGCGAAGAAGGGCTCGTCGTACCTCGGTATGCCGCCGCGGCCGCTGCGGCGCGCGGTCGAGCAGTCCGACACCAGCCGCACCTTCGCGCCGCCGCGCAGGCTGAAGATCGCGCGCGGGCTCGTCGAGCTCTGCCGGATCGTGCCGGTGATGTGCAGCGTGGCGCTCGCGGTGCTCGCCTTCGCCGCGTTGCAGGCGCTCTACCTCGCGGGCGGGCTGTGGCTGGCCGCGGTGCTCTCCGGTGTCGTGCTGCTGGCCGCGGGTGCCGCGGCCGCGCTGACCGCGACCGCGATGAAATGGCTGCTGGTGGGCAAGTTCCGTGAGGTCGAGCATCCACTGTGGAGCTCGTTCGTGTGGCGCAACGAGCTGGCGGACACCTTCGTCGAGGCGCTCGCGGTGCCGTGGCTGGTCGGCTCCATCGGCGGCACGCCCCTGCTCACCGCGTGGCTCCGGACCATGGGTGTCGAGATCGGACGCGGCGTGTGGCTCGAGACGTACTGGCTGCCGGAGGCGGACCTGGTGCGGCTCGGCGACGGCGCGACCATCAACCGCGGCTGCGTCGTCCAAACGCACCTGTTCCACGACCGGATCATGAGCATGAGCGAGGTCACCCTCGCCGAGGGCGCGACGCTCGGTCCGCACGGTATCGTGCTGCCCGGCGCCAGCATCGGCGCGCGCACCACGGTCGGCCCCGGTTCGCTGGTGACCAGGGGTGACGCGGTGCCCGCCGATTCCCGCTGGCTCGGCAACCCCATCTCGGCGTGGGCGGCAACCGGAGGACGCAGGGCTTGAACAAGGTATCGCCACCCGCACCGGGCGCGTCCGGGTCGGGTGACTCGTACCTGCCATCGCACGGCAACTCCGGCTACCGGGTCCGGCACTACGACCTGGAACTGGACTACCGGATCGTGTCGAACCGGCTGTCCGCGCAGGCGAGGATCACCGCGGTGGCCACGCAGGCGCTGTCGAGGCTGAGCCTCGATCTCGCCGGATTCCGGGTGAGCAGGGTGCAGGTCGACGGCCGCGCCGCGCGGTTCACCCGCGGTGTCGACAAGCTGCACGTCAAACCGGCGAAGTCGCTGCCAGCGGGCGCGGAGTTCACGGTAGAGGTCCGCTACGTCGGCAACCCGAGCCCGATCTCGGGGGAGTGGGGCGAGATCGGCTGGGACGAGCTGACCGACGGCGCGCTGGTGGCGAGCCAGCCGGTCGGCGCGCCGTCGTGGTTCCCGTGCAACGACCACCCGGCGGACAAGGCGTCCTACCGCGTCGCGATCACCACGTCGTCGCCGTACACGGTGCTGGTGACCGGGAACCTGGTGGCGCAGCGCCGTTCGGCGAGCACCACGACCTGGGTGTTCGACCGCCCCGAGCCGACCTCGACCTATCTCATGGGTGTCCACATCGGACGGTACGAGGAGGTGGACCTCGGCGGCGGCCGGTTCCCGCAGCGCGCCGCGGTGCCCGCGCGGCTGCGAAGGCCGTTCTCGCGCGATTTCGGGCGCCACGCCCAGATGATGGACGTGCTGGAAGGCCACTTCGGACCGTACCCGTTCGGCGAATACGTCGTGGTGGTCACCGACGACCCGCTCGACGAGCCGATCGAGGCGCAGGGCCTGTCGGTGTTCGGCGCGAACCTGATCGACGGCAGGCGCACCCACGAGCGGCTCGTCGTGCACGAACTGGCGCACCAGTGGTTCGGCAACAGCCTGTCGGTCGCGGACTGGCGGCACATCTGGCTCAACGAAGGCTTCGCGACCTACGCTGAATGGCTGTGGTCGGAGGCCTCCGGCGAGGTCACCGCCGCGGGGATGGCCCGCCAGTGGTACGGCCGCATGGCTGGTTTGCCCGCCGATCTGAAGGTCGCCGACCCCGGCGTGGACCGGATGTTCGACGAACGGGTCTACAAGCGCGGCGCGCTGACCTTGCACGCACTGCGCACCCGGATCGGGGACGAACGGTTCTTCGCGCTGCTGCGGGCATGGGCGCTCGAACACCGGCACGGCACGGTGACCACGGACCAGTTCACCGCCTTGGCGGAACAGGCCTCCGGCGAATCCCTGGCCGACCTCTTCACCCCGTGGCTGTTCGACACGACGCTCCCGCCGCTGCCCTGACCCTTCGTCGCTTCGGAGACGCTCCGCTGACGCTTCGCCGCGATGCCCCGAAGGCCACCTTCGGGGACCTAGACGCCACAGATGTTCCCCTCGTGGCGGAGTGCCGCACGGTGGTCGTATTGCGAGGGCCGAGTTCGTGACGCTCAAGTCCCCGAGGGTGGCCTTCGGGGCACGCGCGTCGCGGTGGTCGACCGTGCGAGGGGTGAATTTGTGGCGTCCAGTGCCCCGAAGCCACCTTCGGGGCAGGTGATCTCGCCGGAATCATCGCGACCTATGCACGCCACCATGGCCTCCATGGCAATCGCCTTGCGACTTCCCGATGACCGGCACAATCCGCCATACATCGGATGTATATCCAGGCGAACTATGGTCAAAATGGGGCTGTGTCTGTAAACATGCTCGTCGCCGATCCAATGATGGAGCGGAAACGTAGTATGACTGCGGAGGCGGCGATGGCGGAGCTTTCCCGGCGTGTGATCCTCAGAGGTGCCTCCGCGGCGGCGGGTGCGGCCGCTCTCGGTGGCCTCTGGGCCGCCCCTTCCGCGGTGGCCTCGCCCGAGGCCGATCTCGCGCGGGGCGGGCCGCACCGGGGGATCGTGGACGACGCGCGCATGCTGTGGAAGCGCTTGCCCGACAGCTGGCAGAACGCCCCGTTCCTGGCCAACGGCTACCTCGGTGTCCACGTGTACCGCGGCGCGACGCCGCAGGCGCTGACGTTCATGCTCAACCACACGCAGGTGCAGGACCAGCGCGTGCAGTGGGAGGCGGCGATCGGGTTGTCGCGGCTGCCGATCGGCTCGCTCGCGCTCACCTTCGCCGGTGCGGTCACCGCGGTCGACTGGCGGCTGGACCTGTGGAACGCGGAACTGTCCGGCACGATCACCACCACGCGGGGCAGCGTCGCGTTTTCCGCGCTCGTGCACAACGACAGCGGCGTCCTGCTGGTCTCGCTCGAACCGAGCGCGGGGGAGTCCGCGGCGAGCTGGTCCTTCGACCCGCTGCCGTCGTCGACCACGCGCAGCCAGCGCAGGCCACCCGACTACGTGGGCAACCCGGCGCCGAAGATCGCCGAAGCGGGTGGCGTCGGCTACGCGGAACAGCCGATGCTCGCCGGCGGCGGGTACACCACGGCGTGGTCGGAACGCCGCGTCGGCAGCAGGCGGCTGCTCGCGGCGACGATCGCCTACCGGTTCCCGGAAAAGACCTCCACCGCCGAGGCCGTTCGCGCGGTCCGCCGAGCGCTCGCAAGCGATCCCGACCACCTCGTCGCGGCTCACCGCCGTTGGTGGAACGTGTTCTACCAACGCAGCCTGGTGTCCGTTCCGGACAAGTGGGTGCAGCGGTTCTACTGGATCCAGCTCTACAAGATCGCCTCGTCGACGCGCGCGGACGGGCCGGTGGTGTCCGAATGGGGCCCGTGGTTCCCCGAGTTCGGCAACAACTGGACCGCGGTGTGGTGGAACCTGAACGTGCAGGTGGCCTACCCGGTGATCAACGCGTCGAACCACCCCGAACTCGACGCGGTCACCGAAACCTTCCGCCGCGATCACGAAAACCTCGCGCTCTCGGTGCCACCGTCCTATCGCGACGGTGAGACGTACGCGCTTTCGCACCCGGGGGACTGGCGGCTGAGGCCGGGCGGCACGAGGACGGTTGGCGTACCCGGCACGGCGAGCAAGACCGACCAGACCGGGAACCTGATCTGGGGCCTGCACAACGTGTGGCTGTCCTATCGGCACAGCATGGACGATCACGTGCTCCGCGACGTGCTGTTCCCGGTGCTGGCGAAGGCGGTCA is part of the Amycolatopsis sp. CA-230715 genome and encodes:
- a CDS encoding glycosyl hydrolase family 95 catalytic domain-containing protein is translated as MAELSRRVILRGASAAAGAAALGGLWAAPSAVASPEADLARGGPHRGIVDDARMLWKRLPDSWQNAPFLANGYLGVHVYRGATPQALTFMLNHTQVQDQRVQWEAAIGLSRLPIGSLALTFAGAVTAVDWRLDLWNAELSGTITTTRGSVAFSALVHNDSGVLLVSLEPSAGESAASWSFDPLPSSTTRSQRRPPDYVGNPAPKIAEAGGVGYAEQPMLAGGGYTTAWSERRVGSRRLLAATIAYRFPEKTSTAEAVRAVRRALASDPDHLVAAHRRWWNVFYQRSLVSVPDKWVQRFYWIQLYKIASSTRADGPVVSEWGPWFPEFGNNWTAVWWNLNVQVAYPVINASNHPELDAVTETFRRDHENLALSVPPSYRDGETYALSHPGDWRLRPGGTRTVGVPGTASKTDQTGNLIWGLHNVWLSYRHSMDDHVLRDVLFPVLAKAVNFYRHFLAEGTDGRLHLPLTRSPEYADAPDCTYDLSLIRWACATLVDSARRLRILDPRVRMWQDIAARLVPYHENSDGVLIGDGVPLAESHRHYSHLLWLYPLREKRWDVPGDRDIMRRSFAHWTSMQTAWHGYSYATASSMSSVMGDPEEALRYLRFFLDGNIVADTQLTPNTMYREGKNFAIESPLTAAQSVVDMLVQGSGGVLRVFPAVSKTWRDASISGLRAEGAFTVDASRRDGVTEWVRVRSDAGEPLALAHGVPGPIDVRDDWGFPVRWREVGPGVISVPCRRGRSVVVARRGHRPDCGARDVPANENAPAWGLPG
- a CDS encoding Pls/PosA family non-ribosomal peptide synthetase, with translation MTLTADSSPFTCVAEVTVAPSPAPVADRALFWSGLAASERTLLDVLAETAARHPNAAALDAGGVALSYRKLTEEIDVVRHRLVEAGIGVGDRIGVRISSGTAELYIAILAVLSAGAAYVPVDADDPDERAELVFGEAGVSAVLGDGGAITPRAEPGGRRGAPLPSDDAWIIFTSGSTGKPKGVAVSHGSAAAFVDAEAGLFLTEEPIGPGDRVLAGLSVAFDASCEEMWLAWRHGACLVPAPRSLVRTGVDLGPWLVAQRITVVSTVPTLAALWPADALEDVRLLIFGGEACPPELAERVAVEGREVWNTYGPTEATVVACAAQLTGEEPVRIGLPLSGWQLAVVDEDGEPVAMGSSGELVIGGVGLARYLDTAKDAEKFAPLPSLGWQRAYRSGDMVRAEPEGLLFLGRADEQIKLGGRRIELGEVDAALQALPDVVGAAAAIRKTKAGNQVLVGYVVPRTGTEFDADGAAATLREQLPAALVPLLAVVDDLPTRTSGKVDRAALPWPLAGVDAAAGGLTATEAWLAEGWAEILGVPVKSPKADFFSNGGGSLTAAQLIARIRARHPQVSVSDIYEHPKLGALASMLDALDGATTQRRDIAPTPRRTGIVQSLLMVPLMTLVGLRWTTVLAALSTVLALTGVAWAPSVSWWLLALAWLVLFSPAGRIGIAAGGARLLLRGVRPGTYRRGGSVHMRLWAAEQLAGFSGVEDLSGASWMTHYAKALGAKIGKDVDLHSAPPITGMLKLGRGAAVEPEVDLSGHWVDGDRVHIGKIRIGADARIGSRSTLFPGTRIGKGAEIAAGSTVVGAVPAGQRWAGSPAAVETKGALKWPSSRPPRSRFWITAYGVASLVLGLLPAIAAVPGVLLVGFAVAGTGSLGSALGTALLLTPAATVVYFVTYALLVLIGVRALSIGMQEGYHPVHGRTAWQVWATERLMGIARDGLFPLYASLFTPVWLRLLGAKIGRGVEASTVLAVPKMTQVDDGAFLADDTMVGTYELGHGWLHVAPARVGKQAFLGNSGMTAPGRAVPKRGLVGVLSSTPRKAKKGSSYLGMPPRPLRRAVEQSDTSRTFAPPRRLKIARGLVELCRIVPVMCSVALAVLAFAALQALYLAGGLWLAAVLSGVVLLAAGAAAALTATAMKWLLVGKFREVEHPLWSSFVWRNELADTFVEALAVPWLVGSIGGTPLLTAWLRTMGVEIGRGVWLETYWLPEADLVRLGDGATINRGCVVQTHLFHDRIMSMSEVTLAEGATLGPHGIVLPGASIGARTTVGPGSLVTRGDAVPADSRWLGNPISAWAATGGRRA
- the der gene encoding ribosome biogenesis GTPase Der, translating into MTEVDGVDGTWSDESEFTALDAQVAGDEAEAEEQLAQPVLAVVGRPNVGKSTLVNRILGRREAVVQDVPGVTRDRVAYDAQWAGRRFTVVDTGGWEPSATGLQASVAAQAELAMSTADAVLVVVDASVGATATDEAVAKVLRRSKRPVLLAANKVDDERLLADAASLWNLGLGEPYPVSALHGRSSGDLLDVIVGALPEAPRDGDRLGTGPRRVALVGKPNVGKSSLLNKLSGEERSVVDSVAGTTVDPVDSLVELDGQTWRFVDTAGLRKRVQTSSGAEYYASLRTKTAIDASEVAIVLLDAAEPLAEQDLRVLTMVVEAGRACVLAFNKWDLVDEERRYQMVRELERGLVRVPWAEKVNISALTGRSVRKLAPALRTALASWDKRVPTGQLNGWLADLIAATPPPVRGGKQPKVLFATQAGIRPPTLVLFTTGFLEAGYRRFIERKFRERFGFEGSPVRINVRVREKKPKPGTKKK
- a CDS encoding M1 family metallopeptidase translates to MNKVSPPAPGASGSGDSYLPSHGNSGYRVRHYDLELDYRIVSNRLSAQARITAVATQALSRLSLDLAGFRVSRVQVDGRAARFTRGVDKLHVKPAKSLPAGAEFTVEVRYVGNPSPISGEWGEIGWDELTDGALVASQPVGAPSWFPCNDHPADKASYRVAITTSSPYTVLVTGNLVAQRRSASTTTWVFDRPEPTSTYLMGVHIGRYEEVDLGGGRFPQRAAVPARLRRPFSRDFGRHAQMMDVLEGHFGPYPFGEYVVVVTDDPLDEPIEAQGLSVFGANLIDGRRTHERLVVHELAHQWFGNSLSVADWRHIWLNEGFATYAEWLWSEASGEVTAAGMARQWYGRMAGLPADLKVADPGVDRMFDERVYKRGALTLHALRTRIGDERFFALLRAWALEHRHGTVTTDQFTALAEQASGESLADLFTPWLFDTTLPPLP